Proteins from one Deltaproteobacteria bacterium genomic window:
- a CDS encoding nucleoside hydrolase, which yields MTRPVPVLLDTDIGTDVDDALAIGLLLAAPEIDLRAVTIVSGDAVLRGRIAKKLLTLGGRTDVPVAAGVPEPVLRQRNFLWLGHEGQRIVAAHEALPLASAHGVDLLIDTVLRERPHVVAIGPLSNLAVAIMKEPAVIAAISHLTLMGGALGIHNDADVPLIEYNLNGDPEAALVVLSAGIPATLVPLDVTWHVRFKEAELARLRQSRSPLVQVLCDAMEVWWPIHREFFAGARSYTPDIVAFLHDPLAVAVLIDPSLVTRQRLRLRPAIVDGVFRLLAEPGAPEFTVATEVDAPRFVEFLVQRLLQLP from the coding sequence ATGACCCGCCCAGTTCCGGTTCTGCTCGATACCGACATCGGCACCGATGTCGACGACGCGCTGGCGATCGGGCTGCTGTTGGCGGCGCCTGAGATCGACCTGCGCGCCGTGACCATCGTCTCGGGCGATGCGGTGCTGCGCGGGCGGATCGCCAAGAAACTCCTCACCCTCGGGGGGCGCACGGACGTGCCGGTGGCTGCCGGCGTACCCGAGCCGGTGCTGCGGCAGCGCAACTTCCTCTGGCTCGGCCACGAGGGGCAGCGAATCGTGGCTGCACACGAGGCGCTGCCGCTGGCTTCGGCACACGGAGTGGACCTGCTCATCGACACGGTGCTGCGCGAGCGGCCGCACGTGGTGGCGATCGGGCCGCTGTCCAACCTGGCCGTCGCCATCATGAAGGAGCCGGCGGTGATCGCGGCGATTTCGCATCTCACGCTCATGGGTGGCGCGCTCGGCATCCACAACGACGCCGACGTGCCGCTGATAGAGTACAACCTCAACGGTGATCCGGAAGCGGCGTTGGTGGTGCTGAGTGCGGGGATTCCGGCAACCTTGGTACCGCTGGATGTGACCTGGCACGTCCGCTTCAAGGAAGCGGAGCTGGCGCGGCTGCGCCAGTCGCGCTCACCGCTGGTGCAGGTGCTGTGTGATGCGATGGAGGTGTGGTGGCCGATTCACCGTGAGTTCTTTGCCGGCGCACGCAGCTATACCCCGGATATCGTCGCCTTCCTGCACGATCCGCTGGCAGTGGCGGTACTGATCGATCCCTCGCTGGTTACGCGGCAACGCCTGCGGCTGCGGCCGGCGATCGTTGACGGCGTCTTTCGTCTGCTCGCAGAGCCCGGCGCGCCGGAGTTCACCGTGGCCACCGAGGTGGACGCGCCCCGGTTCGTCGAATTCCTCGTGCAGCGCTTGCTGCAACTGCCGTAA